A single genomic interval of Chitinophaga sp. 180180018-3 harbors:
- a CDS encoding FecR domain-containing protein, producing MTQRFWELMSRYWNREISNEELSELESMLLQHPDAWLKSGMMDQLVFKKEAESSEEVTDRLMEKISLKAGGLEQQPAKQKKRWWIPVGMAAVLAGALLVYHFYNRNDGVYKEMTTEMGMKTKKRLSDGSVVWLNAGSRLRYPEKFSSGQREVYLSGEGYFEVKASAGHPFIIHTSKMDIRVLGTEFNVRSYDDEDFAETALIRGAVEVAMKETGNNAPVLLKPNQKIIWKKPAAAVSAGVGLKKTADKAVVERQPLSTVSGDSSLIEEVAWINNQFVFYNETLASLSTRLERWYGVKIVIQNPELREFRFSGRANNISIEKLLDILRKIQPFEYEIRENTVIIQ from the coding sequence ATGACTCAACGATTTTGGGAGCTCATGTCGCGGTACTGGAACCGCGAGATATCCAATGAAGAACTGTCAGAGCTGGAGTCCATGTTGTTACAGCATCCTGATGCCTGGTTGAAATCTGGCATGATGGATCAGTTGGTATTCAAAAAAGAGGCTGAATCGTCCGAAGAGGTAACGGATCGCCTGATGGAAAAGATCAGCCTTAAAGCAGGAGGTCTGGAGCAGCAACCGGCAAAGCAGAAAAAAAGATGGTGGATACCGGTAGGTATGGCAGCTGTGCTGGCAGGCGCCCTGTTGGTATATCATTTTTACAATAGAAACGACGGCGTTTATAAAGAGATGACAACAGAAATGGGCATGAAAACTAAAAAACGACTTTCCGACGGTAGTGTGGTGTGGTTAAATGCGGGTAGCCGTTTGCGTTATCCGGAAAAATTCAGCAGCGGCCAGCGGGAAGTATACCTGAGCGGGGAGGGGTATTTCGAAGTAAAAGCATCTGCAGGTCATCCTTTTATTATTCATACCAGTAAGATGGATATACGGGTATTGGGAACGGAATTCAACGTACGCTCTTACGACGACGAAGATTTTGCGGAAACTGCCCTCATCAGAGGAGCTGTGGAAGTGGCCATGAAAGAAACCGGTAACAATGCACCGGTGTTGTTAAAACCCAATCAGAAAATTATCTGGAAAAAGCCGGCAGCTGCTGTTAGTGCTGGCGTAGGGCTGAAAAAAACGGCAGATAAGGCCGTTGTTGAACGGCAGCCACTGTCCACCGTTTCGGGCGATAGTAGCCTGATCGAAGAAGTAGCATGGATTAATAATCAGTTTGTTTTTTATAATGAAACATTAGCCAGTTTATCAACCAGATTGGAACGCTGGTACGGCGTGAAAATTGTCATTCAGAATCCGGAGCTGAGAGAATTCAGGTTTTCCGGTCGTGCTAATAATATATCAATTGAGAAGCTCCTGGACATTCTCCGTAAGATTCAACCATTCGAGTACGAAATCCGGGAAAACACGGTAATCATTCAATAA
- a CDS encoding RNA polymerase sigma-70 factor has product MNKQQPNYAAFLQNGDMASFRHLVKEFGTSLRYFAAGIVGNEQEAEEIVSDVFVKIWQQRGQLPAPEHFKFYLFKAVKNTALNYLKSNGRRQAHQAEWAVQVQGPAIPNPEDVMISKEQVGRIQQVIQSLPPRCRQIFILVKEDGLTYEQVAQLLDLSKATVNVQMTLATRKIWAALSTAATFSHS; this is encoded by the coding sequence ATGAACAAACAACAACCAAATTACGCAGCTTTTCTGCAAAACGGAGATATGGCGTCGTTCAGGCACCTGGTAAAGGAGTTTGGGACCAGCCTCCGGTATTTCGCTGCGGGTATTGTTGGAAATGAGCAGGAAGCGGAGGAAATAGTGTCGGATGTTTTTGTGAAGATATGGCAACAACGAGGGCAGCTGCCAGCTCCGGAGCACTTCAAATTCTATCTTTTTAAAGCCGTTAAAAACACGGCACTGAATTATCTGAAAAGCAACGGCCGCCGGCAGGCGCACCAGGCTGAATGGGCTGTTCAGGTACAAGGCCCCGCAATTCCTAACCCGGAAGATGTGATGATCAGCAAAGAGCAGGTAGGCCGAATACAGCAGGTGATTCAATCATTGCCTCCCCGTTGCCGGCAGATCTTTATACTGGTGAAGGAAGATGGCCTCACGTACGAACAGGTAGCGCAATTACTGGATCTGTCCAAGGCTACCGTAAATGTTCAGATGACCCTCGCTACCCGGAAAATTTGGGCTGCATTGTCTACCGCAGCTACGTTTTCTCATTCCTGA
- a CDS encoding sulfatase-like hydrolase/transferase: MQLNKWISTFLTAILCIQPAFRAVQAQARQGKPNVIFIYADDLGLGLLSCYGQRIIKTPNIDRLAETGMQFTRAYGAHLCAPARASLITGYSDCRPGKWKVTGGGAYKDLATGQRDLASIEQSVQQANGVEGTQVFLPQVFKKAGYTTAQIGKLEWGFSASTQQLKAHGWDYYYGYLDHEMCHGFYPPFVFENGRVINIPGNTYADAGKSEEPETPAAARNRWNRNGKAVYSEDLFIQKIISFIDTHQHQPFFLYYPSQLPHGPVAIPAIDPEFAFNDSLTGIEKEYASMVKRLDDHVGMILGELARLHLDSNTLIIFSSDNGHEIYYSMKGRVEKPYRDMRTGQLFDNLHTKFYSNIGGDIFNGNASLAGLKRSNWEGGVRVPLIACWPGKIKAGAVSHQLVSNYDLLPTMAQLLGVTVTEEKDGLSYLPALLEQRGSSHNAVTFGSYMGPAVIDSNGWKLRYFAPEKVFQLYYLPDDPGETKDLIQAQPEKTSALKAILTRACEGNLENGWYRE, encoded by the coding sequence ATGCAGCTGAACAAATGGATATCCACGTTCCTTACAGCCATCCTGTGTATACAGCCGGCATTCCGTGCTGTTCAGGCGCAGGCCAGGCAGGGAAAGCCCAATGTTATATTTATTTATGCAGATGACCTTGGGCTGGGACTTCTCTCCTGCTACGGACAACGCATCATTAAGACCCCGAATATCGACCGCCTCGCCGAAACAGGCATGCAGTTTACCCGTGCCTACGGCGCCCACCTGTGCGCTCCAGCCAGGGCAAGCCTGATTACAGGGTACAGCGACTGCCGCCCGGGGAAATGGAAGGTTACCGGCGGTGGCGCTTACAAAGACCTGGCCACCGGCCAGCGGGATCTTGCCTCTATCGAACAATCCGTACAACAGGCCAACGGCGTGGAAGGCACCCAGGTATTCCTGCCGCAGGTATTCAAAAAAGCCGGCTATACCACCGCACAGATCGGGAAACTGGAATGGGGCTTCTCTGCAAGTACACAACAACTGAAAGCGCATGGCTGGGACTATTACTACGGCTACCTCGATCATGAAATGTGCCACGGCTTCTATCCTCCCTTCGTTTTCGAAAACGGACGGGTAATTAATATTCCGGGTAATACTTATGCAGATGCAGGTAAGTCGGAAGAGCCCGAAACACCGGCAGCTGCCAGAAATCGCTGGAACAGGAACGGCAAAGCGGTATATTCAGAAGATCTTTTTATTCAAAAAATTATTTCCTTTATAGACACACATCAACATCAGCCGTTTTTTCTCTACTATCCATCCCAACTCCCTCATGGCCCTGTGGCTATTCCGGCCATAGATCCCGAGTTTGCGTTCAACGACAGCCTGACAGGGATTGAAAAAGAATATGCATCGATGGTAAAACGGCTCGACGACCATGTGGGGATGATATTAGGGGAGTTGGCCAGGTTGCATCTCGACAGCAACACACTGATTATTTTTTCTTCCGACAACGGGCATGAAATATACTATTCCATGAAAGGACGTGTAGAAAAACCTTACCGGGATATGCGCACCGGCCAGCTATTCGACAACCTGCATACAAAATTTTATAGTAACATAGGAGGCGATATATTCAATGGGAATGCGAGTCTGGCCGGACTGAAACGAAGCAATTGGGAAGGCGGTGTACGGGTGCCGCTGATCGCCTGCTGGCCAGGTAAAATCAAAGCAGGCGCCGTTTCCCATCAACTGGTCAGCAACTACGATTTGCTGCCTACCATGGCCCAGTTGCTGGGCGTAACGGTAACAGAAGAGAAAGATGGCCTGTCTTACCTTCCTGCGTTACTGGAGCAACGCGGCAGCAGCCATAACGCCGTAACATTTGGCTCTTACATGGGGCCTGCCGTGATCGACAGCAACGGTTGGAAGCTGCGGTATTTTGCCCCGGAGAAAGTATTTCAGCTCTACTACCTGCCCGATGATCCGGGAGAAACCAAAGACCTTATACAGGCACAACCGGAGAAAACAAGCGCGTTGAAAGCCATATTAACAAGGGCCTGCGAAGGAAACCTGGAAAACGGCTGGTACAGGGAATGA
- a CDS encoding outer membrane beta-barrel family protein, which produces MLKQLLLLIACCAGLAAHAQKNGTISGNVTDTLAGKPVESATITLLQKKDSSLVSFTMTDSKGHFELSGIGNGEYRLLITHIKYHAASRAVSINAGQTHVTVPAIALHDLSRQLSEVEVAAEAPPVTLVGDTVQYNAGSFKTPPNASVEQLLKKMPGIQVNKNGSIKAQGQKVNRVLVDGKEFFGTDPKIATKNLPADAVDKVQVYDRMSDAAQLTGFDDGNSEKTINLKLKRDKKKGLFGKAMAGGGNNGRYESRFNINSFKGARQLSAIGMGNNTNAEGFSFMDMMNFSGELNRMRQSGGGTMSFTMNSDDPMAAMMGANNYGINTIFGGGLNYNNMIGKKTDFTSNYFFNRYSPQQESQTERQYFLPDSSYFYHQQANSNTISNTHRLNMSADIKIDSFHSVKITSSGGYQETSGSSNSTYETLTGKGVPAIRGFNNSSSNGTGSNFSNDVLFRKKFRRSGRTFSLQLQNSYNKSNGNSYLLSGNQFLLHQQPTNDTIHQQTNTSGSLNSYNARAVYTEPLFKRSLLEASIGHSSSQSTSDRTTYDYNAASGKFDQLNKPLSNNFENVYGYTNAGLRIRTRQKKYNFALGLNWQQAALEGKIISGVKDSIIRQTFYNLLPSMRFQYNFTKYRNLSINYAAITNQPTLSQLQPVPDISDPLNIKEGNPNLKQEFTHALQMNFISVNPFRNKNLFAFFNLQETQHKIVNSDVVDSLGVKRTRPVNVNGVYNMSGTVQLGLPLPIWKGNVNISANTGYTKTEQFINKAANTIRSFTLGPGLRFNLNPTEKIDLSLSAGLNYYQTSYSLQSALSTRYFSQQYEGEFNWQLPSNFFFNTSFTYIINNGRTNGYNTRVPICNTSFSRQFLHSNRGELKLSVYDLFNENVGISRSSNQNYIEDIRVRNLQRYLLLSFTYSLSKSGLTQGREAGGMRMIRH; this is translated from the coding sequence ATGTTAAAACAACTTCTACTACTTATCGCATGCTGTGCCGGGCTGGCAGCGCACGCGCAAAAAAACGGTACTATCAGTGGCAATGTAACAGATACCCTGGCTGGTAAGCCGGTGGAATCTGCTACTATTACATTGTTACAAAAGAAAGACTCTTCACTGGTGAGCTTCACCATGACCGATAGTAAAGGGCACTTTGAGCTTTCGGGCATCGGAAACGGGGAATACCGGTTGTTGATCACACATATAAAATACCATGCTGCAAGCCGGGCAGTCAGCATCAATGCCGGCCAGACACATGTGACTGTTCCGGCGATAGCATTACACGATTTGAGCAGGCAGCTCAGCGAAGTAGAAGTAGCTGCGGAAGCACCACCGGTAACATTGGTGGGCGATACGGTGCAGTACAATGCCGGCTCCTTTAAAACGCCGCCAAATGCGAGTGTAGAGCAGTTACTGAAAAAAATGCCCGGCATACAGGTCAACAAAAACGGCAGCATCAAAGCCCAGGGGCAGAAGGTAAACCGTGTGCTGGTAGACGGCAAGGAATTCTTCGGCACCGATCCTAAGATTGCAACCAAAAATCTGCCTGCCGATGCAGTTGATAAGGTACAGGTATACGACCGGATGAGCGATGCGGCGCAACTGACCGGCTTCGATGACGGCAACAGCGAAAAAACGATCAACCTCAAACTGAAGCGGGATAAGAAGAAAGGGCTCTTTGGTAAAGCCATGGCCGGAGGTGGTAACAATGGGCGTTATGAAAGCCGCTTTAATATTAACTCTTTTAAAGGGGCTCGCCAGCTCTCCGCTATCGGCATGGGCAATAACACCAATGCAGAGGGCTTTTCTTTTATGGATATGATGAACTTTAGCGGGGAACTGAACCGTATGCGCCAAAGTGGTGGCGGCACCATGAGCTTTACCATGAACTCAGACGATCCGATGGCTGCTATGATGGGGGCCAACAACTATGGTATCAATACCATTTTCGGAGGAGGTCTGAATTACAATAATATGATAGGAAAGAAAACTGATTTCACCAGCAACTATTTCTTTAACCGTTACAGCCCTCAACAGGAGAGCCAGACAGAGCGCCAATACTTCCTGCCGGATTCGTCGTACTTCTATCACCAGCAGGCCAACAGCAATACGATCAGCAATACCCACCGGCTGAATATGAGCGCCGATATCAAAATCGATTCCTTCCACTCTGTGAAAATCACCTCTTCCGGAGGCTACCAGGAAACCTCCGGAAGTAGCAACAGTACCTACGAAACGCTGACCGGCAAAGGCGTTCCGGCTATACGCGGATTTAACAACAGCTCGTCCAATGGTACCGGGTCTAATTTCAGCAATGATGTGTTGTTCCGGAAAAAATTCCGCCGCAGCGGCCGTACCTTTTCCTTACAGCTGCAAAACAGCTATAACAAAAGCAACGGCAACAGCTACCTGTTGTCCGGCAACCAGTTCCTATTGCACCAACAGCCTACGAACGATACCATTCATCAGCAAACCAATACTTCCGGAAGCCTGAACAGCTACAATGCCAGGGCCGTGTATACAGAACCGTTATTCAAACGATCGCTGCTGGAAGCCAGCATAGGCCACAGTTCTTCTCAAAGTACATCCGACAGGACCACCTACGATTACAATGCTGCCAGCGGAAAATTTGATCAGCTGAACAAACCGCTCAGCAACAATTTTGAAAACGTTTACGGATATACGAATGCAGGATTGCGCATACGTACCAGGCAGAAGAAATATAATTTCGCATTAGGGCTTAACTGGCAACAGGCCGCCCTGGAAGGTAAGATCATTTCCGGTGTGAAAGATTCCATCATCCGGCAAACGTTCTATAACCTGCTGCCATCCATGCGATTCCAATACAATTTCACCAAATACCGGAATCTCAGTATTAACTACGCAGCTATCACCAATCAGCCCACGTTGTCGCAGTTACAACCTGTTCCTGACATCTCCGATCCACTCAATATCAAAGAAGGTAACCCCAACCTGAAACAGGAATTTACACATGCGCTGCAAATGAATTTCATTTCGGTGAATCCCTTCAGGAATAAAAACCTGTTTGCGTTCTTCAATCTGCAGGAAACACAGCATAAGATAGTAAACAGCGATGTGGTGGATAGTCTTGGCGTGAAAAGAACCCGGCCTGTAAATGTAAACGGCGTCTATAATATGAGCGGTACCGTACAACTCGGACTCCCCTTGCCAATATGGAAAGGTAACGTCAATATCAGCGCCAACACCGGCTATACGAAAACAGAGCAGTTTATCAACAAGGCCGCTAATACCATACGCAGCTTCACGCTCGGACCCGGACTCCGGTTCAATCTGAACCCAACGGAAAAAATTGACCTATCGCTCAGCGCGGGACTTAACTACTACCAGACCTCCTACTCCCTTCAGTCGGCCCTCAGTACCCGGTACTTTTCGCAGCAGTATGAAGGAGAGTTCAACTGGCAGCTGCCTTCCAATTTCTTCTTCAACACCAGCTTCACCTATATTATCAACAACGGGCGAACAAATGGTTACAATACACGCGTACCCATTTGTAATACTTCTTTCAGCAGGCAGTTCCTGCATTCCAACCGGGGAGAGCTGAAGCTGAGTGTGTATGATCTGTTCAATGAAAATGTGGGTATAAGCCGCAGTAGCAACCAGAACTACATTGAAGATATCCGGGTACGGAATCTTCAGCGTTATCTGTTGCTGAGCTTCACGTACAGCCTTAGTAAAAGTGGTCTTACCCAGGGGCGGGAGGCTGGCGGAATGAGGATGATAAGGCATTAA
- a CDS encoding GLPGLI family protein: MKKVIFLLPGCLWLQIARAQQQQGKVVYERTMQLKVMLQGVGEEVAQMMPTSRKDKIEVLFGKGQALQRAVNEEDAQADMADAESGMHVKFVMAGNDEQTFSSFKDSRTVKQMELGGKQYLLTDSIHKMNWKITGETTTILNYPCQQAVAQHIGKRIATTMKDGEMKTTEVADTSNMVAWFTMQIPVPAGPELQGQLPGLILGLDMGTLTYRAVSLSPDVDLAELKEPTKGKRITTEEFNKERDKMFKEMQQRTSGRATTIKIGQ; this comes from the coding sequence ATGAAAAAAGTTATTTTTCTGCTCCCGGGCTGCCTGTGGCTACAGATAGCCAGAGCACAACAACAGCAGGGCAAGGTAGTATATGAGCGTACCATGCAGTTGAAGGTGATGTTACAAGGAGTAGGAGAGGAAGTGGCGCAAATGATGCCTACGTCCAGGAAAGACAAAATAGAAGTGCTGTTCGGTAAAGGGCAGGCGCTGCAACGGGCCGTGAATGAAGAAGACGCTCAGGCCGATATGGCGGATGCTGAAAGTGGTATGCATGTAAAATTTGTCATGGCCGGAAACGATGAGCAAACCTTCAGCAGCTTTAAGGATTCCCGTACGGTAAAGCAGATGGAACTGGGAGGGAAGCAATACCTGCTGACAGACAGTATCCATAAAATGAACTGGAAAATAACCGGGGAGACAACCACCATCCTGAATTATCCCTGTCAGCAGGCAGTGGCGCAGCATATTGGTAAAAGAATCGCTACCACGATGAAGGATGGAGAAATGAAAACTACCGAGGTAGCAGATACTTCCAATATGGTGGCCTGGTTCACTATGCAAATCCCGGTGCCGGCGGGGCCTGAGCTACAGGGGCAGCTGCCCGGGCTTATTCTCGGTCTTGATATGGGGACGCTTACCTACAGGGCCGTCTCTTTATCGCCTGATGTTGATCTGGCTGAGTTAAAGGAGCCCACTAAAGGAAAGAGAATAACGACAGAAGAATTTAATAAGGAACGTGATAAGATGTTCAAAGAGATGCAGCAAAGGACCTCAGGGAGAGCGACCACCATCAAAATAGGTCAATAA
- a CDS encoding HAMP domain-containing sensor histidine kinase — MRYKLSIRVTVFLIILTILFIAAFQGYWLYKNYQEEKKLFSTRTNIIFRETVFRLQASKFKLDSTVSVRIQNGTGAMGVANVLRNVIEDSLPAAHTTRQTMYISVNTSTSTPIESAALDKDSGNIHFAAAKHIAAGRVFGFLSDMDSLQQPITLKDVATRYKQALDKEKINVAFAVDTIPTLLKGVWQAFPDDLNSNIVTIGFTRPVSYRLLFNNNTWYLLKRISQPIWISFFLMAITILSFLMVYRNMKQQQKLAQLKNDFISNITHELKTPIATVSVAIEALRNFDALEDRKTANEYLDISANEISRLSLLVDKVLKLTMFENREIALNKEKFNLTDLARDIIGSMKLQFEKHRASVELSRTGHRFDIVADKLHIASVLYNLLDNALKYSRQNPQILVQLIDHKQYIELRVTDNGIGIAKEYRQRVFEKFFRVPNGNRHNTKGYGLGLSYVAHIVQRHMGFIEVESEVGKGSTFSIKLPFEEAPVIDYDGRKVIRKMKIG, encoded by the coding sequence ATGAGGTATAAACTGTCTATACGGGTGACTGTTTTCCTGATTATACTTACCATCCTGTTCATTGCTGCCTTCCAGGGCTACTGGCTGTATAAGAATTATCAGGAAGAAAAGAAACTGTTTTCAACCCGTACCAATATCATCTTCAGGGAAACCGTATTCCGGCTCCAGGCTTCCAAATTCAAGCTGGATTCAACTGTTAGTGTACGAATACAGAACGGTACCGGCGCCATGGGCGTTGCCAATGTATTACGGAATGTAATAGAGGATAGCCTGCCGGCTGCTCACACAACCAGGCAGACCATGTACATTTCCGTTAATACCAGCACCAGCACTCCCATTGAATCAGCTGCTCTTGATAAAGATTCCGGAAACATACATTTCGCAGCGGCTAAACACATAGCTGCCGGAAGAGTATTCGGTTTCCTGTCGGATATGGATTCTCTCCAGCAGCCTATTACCCTGAAAGATGTTGCCACACGTTATAAGCAGGCACTGGATAAAGAAAAGATCAACGTGGCCTTCGCAGTTGACACCATTCCTACGCTGTTGAAAGGCGTGTGGCAGGCGTTTCCCGACGATCTGAACAGCAATATTGTTACAATAGGATTCACCCGCCCTGTCAGCTATCGCCTTTTGTTCAATAACAACACCTGGTACCTGTTGAAGCGTATCAGTCAGCCTATATGGATATCTTTCTTCCTGATGGCTATTACCATTCTCTCCTTCCTGATGGTATACCGCAATATGAAGCAGCAACAGAAACTGGCACAACTGAAAAACGATTTCATCAGTAATATCACTCATGAGCTGAAAACGCCCATTGCTACGGTTAGCGTGGCTATTGAAGCGCTGCGTAACTTCGATGCATTGGAGGATCGCAAAACAGCCAATGAGTACCTCGACATCTCCGCGAATGAGATCAGCCGGCTCAGTTTATTGGTCGACAAAGTGCTGAAGCTGACGATGTTCGAGAACCGGGAGATTGCGTTAAATAAAGAAAAGTTTAACTTAACTGATCTGGCCCGCGATATTATTGGTTCCATGAAATTGCAGTTTGAGAAACACCGCGCGTCAGTAGAGCTAAGCAGAACAGGGCACCGCTTCGATATTGTGGCGGATAAACTGCATATTGCCAGCGTCCTGTACAACCTGCTGGACAACGCACTGAAATACAGCCGGCAAAATCCGCAGATATTGGTGCAGTTGATTGATCACAAACAATACATCGAACTACGTGTAACCGACAACGGTATAGGCATAGCGAAGGAATACCGGCAACGGGTATTTGAAAAATTCTTCCGGGTACCCAACGGCAACCGGCATAATACCAAAGGCTACGGACTGGGGCTAAGCTATGTAGCACATATTGTACAACGGCATATGGGTTTTATTGAAGTAGAAAGCGAAGTGGGTAAAGGCAGTACATTCTCTATAAAGCTTCCTTTTGAAGAAGCGCCGGTCATTGATTACGATGGCAGGAAAGTTATCAGGAAAATGAAAATTGGCTGA
- a CDS encoding response regulator transcription factor, with translation MKIKILYAEDELSLGKIVKESLQRRNFEVILESDGANVLTLFRQSNPTVCVLDVMLPNKDGFEIATEIRRINPDVPILFLTAKTQTEDLVKGFTLGGNDYIRKPFSMEELIVRIDNVLRKSTVNSNATADFIQIGKFRFYTNRQVLLLDSAEQKLSYKESELLKLLYEKRQGIIDRKNILDQLWGHDSFFNSRNLDVYITRLRIRLKEDENLQILTIKGIGYRFVLS, from the coding sequence ATGAAAATCAAAATTCTATACGCAGAAGATGAGTTATCATTGGGAAAGATTGTGAAGGAGAGCCTGCAACGCAGGAACTTTGAGGTAATATTGGAAAGCGACGGCGCTAATGTGCTGACGCTGTTCAGGCAAAGCAATCCAACCGTATGTGTGCTGGATGTGATGTTACCTAACAAAGACGGATTTGAGATTGCAACAGAAATACGCCGTATCAACCCCGATGTACCAATTCTTTTTCTCACTGCTAAAACGCAGACAGAAGACCTGGTAAAGGGCTTTACCCTCGGCGGCAACGATTACATACGGAAGCCGTTTAGTATGGAAGAACTGATTGTTCGTATAGATAATGTACTGCGCAAAAGCACTGTCAATTCCAATGCTACAGCAGATTTCATCCAGATCGGAAAATTCAGGTTTTATACCAACCGGCAGGTGCTGTTGCTGGATAGTGCGGAGCAGAAATTATCCTATAAAGAAAGCGAGTTGCTAAAGCTCTTATATGAAAAGCGTCAGGGAATCATAGACCGAAAAAACATACTGGACCAGCTATGGGGCCACGATTCCTTTTTCAACAGCCGCAACCTGGATGTTTATATCACCAGGTTGCGGATAAGATTGAAAGAAGATGAGAATTTGCAGATATTAACCATCAAGGGGATCGGATACCGGTTTGTGCTGAGTTAG
- a CDS encoding DUF2461 domain-containing protein: MAKQSTGQPVIPQSGFDFMTNLKKNNNREWFNERKDVYLKELNNIEIFADALLAKLSIHDVIETPSGKKSLFRIYRDTRFSQDKTPYKTHWSGSFKRATKYRRGGYYFQIEPGNSFIAGGFWGPVPDDVKRVRDDIAFDPTPLRKILNSKSFKTLFKTMEGEQLKKVPRGYDADHEAEDLLRYKQYLMIRRFSDNEVLDKGFLNEVDLTFKGMRPFLDYMSEVLTGNANGEDE, translated from the coding sequence ATGGCAAAGCAATCTACCGGACAACCCGTCATTCCTCAGTCGGGATTTGATTTTATGACGAACCTGAAGAAGAACAACAATCGTGAATGGTTCAATGAGCGTAAAGATGTTTACCTGAAGGAGCTGAATAATATAGAAATATTTGCAGATGCACTATTGGCGAAACTTTCTATACACGATGTGATAGAAACGCCTTCAGGAAAGAAAAGCCTTTTCCGTATTTATCGTGATACCCGTTTTTCGCAGGATAAAACTCCGTATAAGACCCATTGGAGCGGCAGTTTCAAACGCGCCACCAAATACAGGCGGGGCGGGTATTATTTCCAGATCGAGCCGGGGAACAGCTTCATTGCGGGCGGCTTCTGGGGCCCGGTACCCGACGATGTGAAGCGGGTAAGAGATGATATCGCTTTTGATCCCACTCCCTTGCGGAAGATCCTGAATAGTAAGTCTTTCAAAACATTGTTCAAAACAATGGAAGGCGAGCAGTTAAAAAAAGTACCCCGGGGATATGATGCGGATCACGAAGCAGAAGATTTACTACGTTATAAGCAGTACCTGATGATCCGCCGTTTCTCAGACAACGAAGTACTGGATAAGGGATTTCTGAATGAAGTAGACCTTACCTTTAAAGGTATGCGCCCTTTCCTGGATTATATGAGCGAAGTGCTCACCGGCAACGCTAATGGGGAAGACGAGTAA
- a CDS encoding thioredoxin family protein, translated as MKFSAYEEVFQEILNSPAPQPPYDHAAYLDYAKLNWSRQQRWLKTGVLSNEVVAAVKTIAAPQQWIVITEPWCGDAAHIVPFLQMIAALNPLISIDYQLRDSPPFLINSYLTGTSKSIPKLVIRDAAGADLAVWGPRPAGCQEVYNRLIAEKADFEQTKIALQKWYNEDKGKSLQEELLPLLVSTVPAG; from the coding sequence ATGAAATTCAGCGCTTACGAAGAAGTATTCCAGGAGATATTGAACAGTCCGGCCCCTCAGCCACCGTACGATCATGCGGCTTATCTGGACTATGCGAAACTGAACTGGTCGAGGCAGCAACGCTGGCTGAAAACCGGGGTATTAAGCAATGAAGTTGTTGCAGCAGTAAAAACAATTGCAGCCCCGCAGCAATGGATCGTGATCACTGAGCCCTGGTGTGGCGATGCCGCGCACATCGTGCCTTTCCTGCAAATGATAGCTGCGCTGAATCCATTGATCAGCATCGATTACCAACTGAGAGACTCCCCTCCTTTCCTGATCAACAGCTACCTGACAGGTACCAGCAAATCTATACCCAAGCTGGTTATCAGAGATGCAGCAGGCGCGGATCTCGCCGTCTGGGGCCCGAGGCCGGCTGGTTGTCAGGAAGTATATAACCGTCTGATAGCAGAAAAAGCCGATTTTGAGCAGACAAAAATTGCACTGCAAAAGTGGTATAATGAAGATAAAGGGAAAAGTTTACAGGAAGAGTTGTTACCACTGTTGGTTAGCACCGTGCCGGCAGGTTGA
- a CDS encoding Rrf2 family transcriptional regulator, which produces MLSKTAEYALRATIYIAQKGTEKNKLSIDEIANGIDSPKSFTAKILQLLTQDNRVISSVRGPHGGFYLTDHARKLPVKAILEAVESENIITKCVLGLKECSETRPCPMHAQYKTIKKQLKQMFEKTSIQQLVEELNKGNYFIDNLSGPRKHP; this is translated from the coding sequence ATGCTTTCGAAAACTGCAGAATATGCCCTGAGAGCGACGATCTACATCGCGCAAAAAGGGACAGAGAAAAATAAACTGAGCATCGATGAAATAGCCAATGGTATCGATTCACCCAAATCGTTTACCGCCAAAATACTACAACTCCTCACCCAGGACAACCGGGTGATCAGTTCTGTTCGTGGCCCCCATGGCGGTTTCTATCTGACAGATCATGCCCGGAAATTACCGGTTAAGGCAATTCTTGAAGCGGTAGAATCTGAGAACATCATCACTAAATGTGTACTGGGACTAAAAGAATGCTCAGAAACAAGGCCCTGCCCTATGCATGCCCAATACAAAACCATCAAGAAACAATTGAAACAAATGTTTGAAAAAACATCCATACAACAATTGGTGGAAGAGCTTAATAAAGGCAATTATTTTATCGATAACCTGAGCGGCCCCCGGAAACACCCCTGA